In Micropterus dolomieu isolate WLL.071019.BEF.003 ecotype Adirondacks linkage group LG01, ASM2129224v1, whole genome shotgun sequence, the sequence ATACCAGCTCCACCCCAAATTCTTCCAGCACGCGATCAATGGTGCCGTCAAACTCTGCTCGGCTCCCGTACAGTTTGTGGTCCACCACCTGGTCCACACACACTTAGGCTTTTTATTCAGTAAAGATTTGTTCTCCATTTATACAGCCTAATCCTTTTGGTTCtcaatgtttatttactttgatTAAATGCTTGTGATGTGTCCATTATGCTTCTGGTTTAATCTCAGCAAATTCAAAACTAAtaactgtaaactgtaatttTGGCCATATATTTGGTGGCGGTGGATGGATGGTAAAAACAGGAGTGGATGTCATGCATGCTTTTGTATCCTCGTGGCTCAACTTCCATGTTCTTTCAACAGGTGCCAACTACAAACTTTCAATTAAAACCTGGAAAAAAAAGACCACTCTGCTTTGCTTTATCATCACTGCACTAGTTAGGCTTTTCAAATAGTGTAATACCAACAAACTAAATCattcttattttttatatatattatttttaccCGTGTCTGGATCCCAGCCAGCGATGCTCTCTTCAGTCCCTGAACTGCAGGTCTGTTGGAGATGACCACCACAATCTCTGCAGAGCTGGATGGACGCTTGGCCTGTTCGATCAGCGCCTGCAGGTTGGTGCCTGCGACAGACACACCAAAGGATGTTTAAGACCGGTcataagagaaaaaaacaaggaacTCCTTAGTAAAACTCTTGTAAGTAATAGTTCAACAGTTTGGGCTTACTGGCTTTCTTGCGgagaaatgagaagattgataccactcatgTACGGGAAATAtgtagctggagccagcagccgtttagcttagcataaagaccggaAAGGGGCAAACAGCTGGTCTGGCTCTGTTTACAAGGAACACTAAAGCTCAACATgttatgtcttgtttgtttaatctgtgcaGAAACTGAAgcgtacaaaaaacaaataaagactaTTGGACTATCTTGGCCGGGACCGATTGTAATGCAGCCAGCTGGGACTCCAGGAAGCTACCAGTTACTGTGCAGAAATGAGAATGGTATCAATCTTTtaatctaactcttggcaagaaagctgATACTCATCTTTCCCAGAATGTTGAATTATTCTTTTCATGGACGTAAGAGACACTCCCAACTGAAattcttattttaaaataaattttaaaaaacccaCCCGTGCCAGAGATAAGAACAGCTACTCTGGTCCTCTTGCGTGGAGTGCTGCTGTCGCCATGGCAACCACCATTCTGCTTGACACCCAACTCTCCACACGACTCAGGTCCTGCATTCAGCAGGCTGTGTTTCAGATTGCGGACTGCTACAGGTTCTGCCCCtgctcaaaaacaaaatcattttcacaattttatttcCACTCCATAAAGAATTATATAAATCTGGGATTATCTATTTACCGCCTTTTCTTTCCAGCTATATTTCACTGTGCTGTATTCCATAAAAAGTATCAGTGTTTCAGTGTCTCACCAGGCTGCTTGTAGACCAGTGAACCCACGATCCAGGTATCTTCATGGGCTTGAAGTTGGCGCAGGACCCTCTGAGCATCCAGGGGGGAAACCACCAGCACTGCCCCCAGGCCGCAGTTGAAGGTGCGGGCCATCTCCTCCTCGCTCAGACCCCCCTCCTTGTGGAGCCAGGAGAACACTGGGGGGATGCTCCATCGAGAGGCATCTGCATCATGCAAACACCAAGTGTAAATATTAATGAGACAGGGCTGCGGTCTTATTTAACAACCACAAAGTGACCTCTACGCTAAAACAAGGGGAGGGGAACTGTGAATATTAAAACAGGGCTGTTTATTCATGTTTACATTTGCGTTGACTTCAATGTGCACATGGGTCATGCAACTATAAATCTGTTTATACAGGAAACTGTCTTCATTCCCGTTTCTCTCCCTCACACTAGGTAACCACAGCATTGCACAGCAAATGCAGCTTCATCCAGAGGCGCGCCACCTTTCCAGATTGCTGATGCAAACATCTTTAAATGCTTGTGTTGCATTTGAAGATGAAGTGTCCGTGTGCTTTCATCTCACCTAAATCGACTGCCAGCTCCTGGGGCAGCACCCGAGGGATGTTCTCCAGGAGTCCGCCCCCTGTGATGTGAGCGTAGGCTTTGACAGCACCGCTGCGAAGGATTGGCAGCAGCAGACGACTGTAGATCTTTGTTGGCGTCAGCAAAACCTCGCCTGGAAGACAGTTACCTCGCCACAGTTACAGTCAAATGGTGGGCATCAAgggtttattattttcttttgattcatctgctgattatttcgcATGTAACTGTTTgttctttaaaatgtcaaaatagtgAAAATTCCTGTTCCAATGTTCCACAGCCCAAGATGACGTCCATCATCATCATTGagcaatattaataaaatatattcggcttaaatcacatttgagaagctggaactaggaactatttgacatttatgttaaaaaatgaaaaatgatgaaTTATTGTTCTTAATTTCATGGTTACTTTTCGGCAAAAACTGACTTTTTGGCAAAAAGCAGATGATGAAGCAAGGTAAATTAAAGAAATTAAGACACTATGTGGCAAGAAGCGCCAGAGTTCATGGAtcctatttaaaaaaacaaaaacacaccaacaaaACAACTACTGAGGCTACTGGTTGTTTGGGAATGTCTATGCAAAATACGTTCAAACAAGACTACTAACAGTCTACAGACATGCTGTTCCTAAGCAGTGCTTTGAACTAAATGCTAATATTCAGTcctaacatgttgatgttaagCCTCGTCTTTTGTTCATtatgtttagcaggtgtaatgttagtttagtttatttatgaTTAGCAATACttagtttagcttgttagcaagctagatacattttttaaataaccttGTGGTGACAGGTATCATGCTGATGTTATGCAGGAATGGTTAATATGTTCTTAGGGCATTAGCATGCCGACATTTGCTGATTAcccaaagtacagctgaggctgatgcgAATGTCAGTTTTGCATGAATGTCTGCTAGCGTAGCTCAAAATAGAAAACTCTTCTTGTTAAGCATATTCTTTCTGTACATACAATAATTTCCCATCAACAAATACTCACCGACAGTCTGTCCTGACTTGCCAAAAGGAGCAGGGGAGCTGTAGCTGAGGGTGGCCCTCTCCAGGACTTTGCGGACCAGGCTGAAGCCGTTGCTGTGGACCCCAGAGGAGGCCATCCCGATCAGCAGGTCCCCCTCGGCGATGTCCCCCAGCCTGGGCAGCAGGGCTCCACGCTCCGCAGCTCCAACGCAGAACCCGGCCAGGTCGTACTCTCCTGGAGCGTAGACACCGGGCATTTCTGCTGTCTCGCCACCTGGACATGGGAcacaaaaagataaaatatggCATCAAGAAGGGAAGTCTAGATCACAGGAGGTAATACAAGACCTCTTTCTGAGTAGAGAAgccaaaatacaaataaacacactatTCATCTCGTATATATCTCTGTCTCACCCAGCAGAGCGCAGCCGGCCATCTCGCAGGCCTTAGCGATGCCGCCAACCACCGTGGCGGCCACATCCACATCCAGGCTGCCGCACGAGAAGTAGTCAAGGAAGAAGAGTGGCTCGGCGCCCTGAGCCAGCACATCATTCACGCACATGGCCACCAGGTCCTGACCCAGGCCGCCATGCTGGCCGCACGCCTGCGCAATCTGATGACAAATTAAACTGGTGaacattaaagctgcatgaGAAAAGACTTCTGTTAAATACAATGATTAGTTTTACGACACAATGGGGGCTGCAACAGAGAAGAGATTGATATTTTGCTGGATATTTGAAATTCAATTGTCAGGTATGATCATCTGAGGGACGTTTCAGCACCTCGACGAATTAAAAACTGAAGTgcaaaattcaaaaaatgcactctGGAGTCGCTGAACATGCTTCCTAGTGTACATGAAATAATCCTGGATCTTTTCACACTTAAAATTAATgaaatctgtctctctgttcaggGGTTTTAAGCAGCCTGAGTCTAAGCCTTTGAATCCGTCTACAGATAAGCATATATCCCTCGCTGCTTCATTAGTTCTGAGCCAAATATGGACCCAATTTTAAATAGCAATTTCTTGGCCGATCTCACATCTTTCAAAGCCAATTTGGAGTGAGTCGATGTTTTAGTGCCTTCATTTGATTCTCATTTTTTCCAGGACTTTTACAAAGGGTGACACATATTCTCAATGTATGGCTCACATCAAACAGTGATCATGAACATTGCTAGAGATCTGCCATATTGTCCTCCAAAAAAAGGGGGATGAAGAAATTAAGGTCCCACCTTCAGTTTGGTCCCCACTCCGTCCGTCCCAGATACCAGGATCGGGTCCACAAAACCTGCTGCCTTCAGGTCAAACAGCCCAGCAAAGCCTCCCAGCTCTGCGTTGCACCCTGgtgaaaaccaaaaacaattaCAGTCATGGTTACTGTTTCATCTGTTCTAATTTAAAGTGTTTGAGGTAAGTTCAGAAGCCCTAAtacaaacaatcaaaaacacAGTTGTTTGACATGACATTTATCGCTGAAAGATACAAGCATCTAATTATTATCTAGATGTACTAGAAAGTATTTTCTCGCTCTGTCTTTAGTTTTTGTACACAAGAAAGAAGTTACCAGCGCGGGAAGTTGCCTTGGCCAGAGGCTTGATCATGTCCACCAGCTTGTTGCCTGCAGCGATGTCCACACCGCTGTCCTTATAGGTCAGACCTCTGTCAGAGACACAGTGAAGTACCGGTCACTCAACTGATGAGCTGTGACGGTTATTCTCAGTGTTATATCACACCTGTCTACAGCTGAAGCTACAATACGTCTTAAGAGGGAGGCTTCAAAGTGTTAAAATCAGCAGGTTTCCGCTTGTGGATTAAGAGATGTTAAGTGTATGTGCAAATATAATGATTTGCTTggtaatttaaataaatactggGACACAGGTACATCCAAAGTGAagtttattattcatttagatatacagtacagaaataaactttaaaaaactacaaaaaagtaATGGGTACAAACACAATTCAAAAAAACAAGGAATGTTCTAGTGTTTTTATCTTGTACTACtttcacacacacctgtgttgGTTCAGGTGGGTGATGGCCCGGTGGCCGATGTCGCGGCGGTACACGGCGCCCGGGAAGCCCACGGCCGCCACGCCCTGATTGGCCACCTGCAGGGCCAAGTCCAGGGACGGCCTGACTGCTGTAACAGTCAGGACCCGCCCGCCGCTGGACACCACACCTCCTTCCTTCAGGGCGGTGCCAGCGTGGAAAACCTGCAGCCCCATGTCCTGAACTTGAGACAAGCCTGAGGATCAACAGAGGTGTCTTTTCAGCACAAGATGATAtatgattataacaactgtaaAATTATTCTTATGGTATCTTCTTAGGTTTTTCCCCTAGTTCTTCACAGTGAAAGCTGGTAAAGTATAGGTGTAGCCTTCAGCTCATTAATTCTGTGCCCCCTCTTGAATTGCTGTTCACCAGTCTTTTCTGATGGGTCAAAGtcaaaaatgttcaaatccTAGACAAATGAAtccatgaatgaatgaatgcataCATGACTATATGTGCTACATACATAGGCTACATAAAAAGTTCAATATATCAaaagtatatattatattataatattacatattttgATAATGAGCCTATTATTATAATATCTTGCTGCCATTTGTTGTTATAGTATCTTTCATATTTTGATTGTAATTTTTCAATTCTATATAGGCCTATTCATACTGAAAATCAAGATGaaacaaatgtttgcaaataTGGATATTTTACATTCTAAACATTTAATTATAGATTGCATTTCTGCTTCTACTTTTTCCCAAGGAAACAAAAATGCACATCtagaagaaataaagaaaccagGCCTTTCCaaaagttttatttgtattgggttatatattttaattcagCCTGGCAGACAGTGTCAAAGGGCAGTTGCAGGATTTAAGACCGTTCAAACAGGACTCCCTTCTACTATAAAGTCAAGGCCTAATGATTAAAGCttaaaaaagttcatttatctCTAATGGCTAACCCTGCGCTGCAGCATCATGTGTACCTGTGATCTCCACTCCTTTCTTGTAGGAGCCCGGGTAACCAGCGCTGGCCATGACCACAGTGACTGCAGAGCTGTCCTGGTGCCACATGGGGGCACTGGAGGCCAGTTTGCCATTCATGGTGTTCAAGATCACTTCATACAGGTCGCTCTTCAGGAGTGGCAGTAGCACCTGCGAGAGTGACAGCAGATAATTAGTTTTTACCTTATGAGAAGATGCAGGGACAGATGACAGTTGAAAAGGAACCCACCTGACACTCGGGGTCTCCAAACCGACAGTTGAACTCAAGGACTTTCGGCCCCTGCTTGGTCAACATCAGCCCTGCATACAGCACGCCTGGAAAATAAGAAAAGAGAAATTCTGTGATAAGTCTCAGGCTCATAAATCGGAAGCCAGAAACTCATtgcaaacataaaaacagatgCAGGGGAGCCATCTGACTCCAGTAGAGAGGGAACACTCGCCCACATAAGGAGCACCCTCCTCCCTCATCCCGTCCACAGTCTTCTGAAGGACTGTCTCTCTGATCTGCTGCAGCATCTCCTGGCTCACCTGCACAGGATTGAGAGACAACGGCATAGTCACGAGCAGACACATGTGGACTGTTCCTATaatcctaaaaaaaaatatggtctCCAACAAAACTTAGAAGAGAACTAGtctgggaggaagaggaagtgtgTACCTGAGGCGTGGGGCAGTAGGCCCCCATGCCGCCAGTGTTTGGCCCCAGGTCGCCATCCTGCAGCCGCTTGTGATCCTGTGCTGGAGGCATCGGAGACACCGAGGAGCCATCGCTGAA encodes:
- the gart gene encoding trifunctional purine biosynthetic protein adenosine-3, whose product is MAERVLVVGSGGREHVLAWKLAQSPQIQQVLVAPGNAGTASCGKISNSEVSVSNHTILAQFCKDHHVGLVVVGPELPLAAGIVDDLTAAGVPCFGPSAKAAQLEASKSFSKAFMERHGIPTARYGSFMDPQDACSFIRTADFPALVVKASGLAAGKGVIVAKDQDEACQAVMDIMKDRAFGSAGETVVVEEMLEGEEVSCLCFSDGSSVSPMPPAQDHKRLQDGDLGPNTGGMGAYCPTPQVSQEMLQQIRETVLQKTVDGMREEGAPYVGVLYAGLMLTKQGPKVLEFNCRFGDPECQVLLPLLKSDLYEVILNTMNGKLASSAPMWHQDSSAVTVVMASAGYPGSYKKGVEITGLSQVQDMGLQVFHAGTALKEGGVVSSGGRVLTVTAVRPSLDLALQVANQGVAAVGFPGAVYRRDIGHRAITHLNQHRGLTYKDSGVDIAAGNKLVDMIKPLAKATSRAGCNAELGGFAGLFDLKAAGFVDPILVSGTDGVGTKLKIAQACGQHGGLGQDLVAMCVNDVLAQGAEPLFFLDYFSCGSLDVDVAATVVGGIAKACEMAGCALLGGETAEMPGVYAPGEYDLAGFCVGAAERGALLPRLGDIAEGDLLIGMASSGVHSNGFSLVRKVLERATLSYSSPAPFGKSGQTVGEVLLTPTKIYSRLLLPILRSGAVKAYAHITGGGLLENIPRVLPQELAVDLDASRWSIPPVFSWLHKEGGLSEEEMARTFNCGLGAVLVVSPLDAQRVLRQLQAHEDTWIVGSLVYKQPGAEPVAVRNLKHSLLNAGPESCGELGVKQNGGCHGDSSTPRKRTRVAVLISGTGTNLQALIEQAKRPSSSAEIVVVISNRPAVQGLKRASLAGIQTRVVDHKLYGSRAEFDGTIDRVLEEFGVELVCLAGFMRILTGTFVKKWNGKLLNIHPSLLPSFKGVNAQMQALQAGVRVSGCTVHFVVEEVDAGAIITQEVVPVLGSDTEESLSHRIREAEHRAFPAALELVASGAVRLGEDGHIIWKSNSQN